A stretch of Homo sapiens chromosome 12, GRCh38.p14 Primary Assembly DNA encodes these proteins:
- the SDS gene encoding L-serine dehydratase/L-threonine deaminase, which produces MMSGEPLHVKTPIRDSMALSKMAGTSVYLKMDSAQPSGSFKIRGIGHFCKRWAKQGCAHFVCSSAGNAGMAAAYAARQLGVPATIVVPSTTPALTIERLKNEGATVKVVGELLDEAFELAKALAKNNPGWVYIPPFDDPLIWEGHASIVKELKETLWEKPGAIALSVGGGGLLCGVVQGLQEVGWGDVPVIAMETFGAHSFHAATTAGKLVSLPKITSVAKALGVKTVGAQALKLFQEHPIFSEVISDQEAVAAIEKFVDDEKILVEPACGAALAAVYSHVIQKLQLEGNLRTPLPSLVVIVCGGSNISLAQLRALKEQLGMTNRLPK; this is translated from the exons CCTCAAGATGGACAGTGCCCAGCCCTCCGGCTCCTTCAAGATCCGGGGCATTGGGCACTTCTGCAAGAGG TGGGCCAAGCAAGGCTGTGCACATTTTGTCTGCTCCTCGG CGGGCAACGCAGGCATGGCGGCTGCATATGCGGCCAGGCAACTCGGCGTCCCCGCCACCATCGTGGTGCCCAGCACCACACCTGCTCTCACCATTGAGCGCCTCAAGAATGAAGGTGCCACAGTCAAGGTGGTGGGTGAG ttaTTGGATGAAGCCTTCGAGCTGGCCAAGGCCCTAGCGAAGAACAACCCGGGTTGGGTCTACATTCCCCCCTTTGATGACCCCCTCATCTG gGAAGGCCACGCTTCCATCGTGAAAGAGCTGAAGGAGACACTGTGGGAAAAGCCGGGGGCCATCGCGCTGTCAGTGGGCGGCGGGGGCCTGCTGTGTGGAGTGGTCCAGGGGCTGCAGGAGGTGGGCTGGGGGGACGTGCCTGTCATCGCCATGGAGACTTTTGGTGCCCACAGCTTCCACGCTGCCACCACCGCAGGCAAACTTGTCTCCCTGCCCAAGATCACCAG TGTTGCCAAGGCCCTGGGCGTGAAGACTGTGGGGGCTCAGGCCCTGAAGCTGTTTCAGGAACACCCCATTTTCTCTGAAGTTATCTCGGACCAGGAGGCTGTGGCCGCCATTGAGAAGTTCGTGG ATGATGAGAAGATCCTGGTGGAGCCCGCCTGCGGGGCAGCCCTGGCCGCTGTCTATAGCCACGTGATCCAGAAGCTCCAACTGGAGGGGAATCTCCGAACCCCGCTGCCATCCCTCGTGGTCATCGTCTGCGGGGGCAGCAACATCAGCCTGGCCCAGCTGCGGGCGCTCAAGGAACAGCTGGGCATGACAAATAGGTTGCCCAAGTGA
- the PLBD2 gene encoding putative phospholipase B-like 2 isoform X2, with product MHWMNTVVNYCGPFEYEVGYCERLKSFLEANLEWMQEEMESNPDSPYWHQVRLTLLQLKGLEDSYEGRVSFPAGKFTIKPLGFLLLQLSGDLEDLELALNKTKIKPSLGSGSCSALIKLLPGQSDLLVAHNTWNNYQHMLRVIKKYWLQFREGPWGDYPLVPGNKLVFSSYPGTIFSCDDFYILGSGLVTLETTIGNKNPALWKYVRPRGCVLEWVRNIVANRLASDGATWADIFKRFNSGTYNNQWMIVDYKAFIPGGPSPGSRVLTILEQIPGMVVVADKTSELYQKTYWASYNIPSFETVFNASGLQALVAQYGDWFSYDGSPRAQIFRRNQSLVQDMDSMVRLMRYNDFLHDPLSLCKACNPQPNGENAISARSDLNPANGSYPFQALRQRSHGGIDVKVTSMSLARILSLLAASGPTWDQVPPFQWSTSPFSGLLHMGQPDLWKFAPVKVSWD from the exons ATGCACTGGATGAACACGGTGGTGAATTACTGCGGCCCCTTCGAGTATGAAGTCGGCTACTGCGAGAGGCTGAAGAGCTTCCTGGAGGCCAACCTAGAGTGGATGCAGGAAGAGATGGAGTCAAACCCAGACTCACCTTACTGGCACCAG GTGCGGCTGACCCTCCTGCAGCTGAAAGGCCTGGAGGACAGCTACGAAGGCCGTGTGAGCTTCCCAGCTGGGAAGTTCACCATCAAACCCTTGGGGTTCCT CCTGCTGCAGCTCTCTGGGGACCTGGAAGACCTGGAGCTGGCCCTGAACAAGACCAAGATCAAACCTTCTCTGGGCTCTGGCTCCTGTTCTGCCCTCATCAAGCTGCTCCCTGGCCAGAGTGACCTCCTGGTTGCCCACAACACCTGGAACAACTACCAGCACATGCTGCGTGTCATCAAGAAGTACTGGCTCCAGTTCCGGGAAGGCCCCTGGG GGGACTACCCGCTGGTTCCCGGCAACAAGCTGGTCTTCTCCTCCTACCCCGGCACCATCTTCTCCTGCGACGACTTCTACATCCTGGGCAGTGGGCTG GTGACACTGGAGACCACCATTGGCAACAAGAACCCAGCCCTGTGGAAGTATGTGCGGCCCAGGGGCTGTGTGCTGGAGTGGGTACGCAACATCGTGGCCAACCGCCTGGCCTCGGATGGGGCCACCTGGGCAGACATCTTCAAGAGGTTCAACAGCGGCAC GTATAACAACCAGTGGATGATCGTGGACTACAAGGCGTTCATCCCGGGTGGGCCCAGCCCCGGGAGCCGGGTGCTTACCATCCTGGAGCAGATCCC CggcatggtggtggtggctgACAAGACCTCGGAGCTCTACCAGAAGACCTACTGGGCCAGCTACAACATACC GTCCTTCGAGACTGTGTTCAATGCCAGTGGGCTGCAGGCCCTAGTGGCCCAGTATGGGGACTGGTTTTCTTATGACGGGAGCCCCCGGGCCCAGATCTTCCGGCGGAACCAGTCACTGGTACAAGACATGGACTCCATGGTCAGGCTGATGAG GTACAATGACTTCCTCCATGACCCTCTGTCACTGTGCAAAGCCTGCAACCCCCAGCCCAATGGGGAGAATGCTATCTCCGCCCGCTCCGACCTCAACCCGGCCAATGGCTCCTACCCCTTCCAGGCCCTGCGTCAGCGCTCCCATGGGGGTATCGATGTGAAG GTGACCAGCATGTCACTGGCCAGGATCCTGAGCCTGCTGGCGGCCAGCGGTCCCACGTGGGACCAGGTGCCCCCGTTCCAGTGGAGCACCTCGCCCTTCAGCGGCCTGCTGCACATGGGCCAGCCAGACCTCTGGAAGTTCGCGCCTGTCAAGGTTTCATGGGACTGA
- the PLBD2 gene encoding putative phospholipase B-like 2 isoform X1, which translates to MHKLIYMHWMNTVVNYCGPFEYEVGYCERLKSFLEANLEWMQEEMESNPDSPYWHQVRLTLLQLKGLEDSYEGRVSFPAGKFTIKPLGFLLLQLSGDLEDLELALNKTKIKPSLGSGSCSALIKLLPGQSDLLVAHNTWNNYQHMLRVIKKYWLQFREGPWGDYPLVPGNKLVFSSYPGTIFSCDDFYILGSGLVTLETTIGNKNPALWKYVRPRGCVLEWVRNIVANRLASDGATWADIFKRFNSGTYNNQWMIVDYKAFIPGGPSPGSRVLTILEQIPGMVVVADKTSELYQKTYWASYNIPSFETVFNASGLQALVAQYGDWFSYDGSPRAQIFRRNQSLVQDMDSMVRLMRYNDFLHDPLSLCKACNPQPNGENAISARSDLNPANGSYPFQALRQRSHGGIDVKVTSMSLARILSLLAASGPTWDQVPPFQWSTSPFSGLLHMGQPDLWKFAPVKVSWD; encoded by the exons ATGCACAAG CTCATCTACATGCACTGGATGAACACGGTGGTGAATTACTGCGGCCCCTTCGAGTATGAAGTCGGCTACTGCGAGAGGCTGAAGAGCTTCCTGGAGGCCAACCTAGAGTGGATGCAGGAAGAGATGGAGTCAAACCCAGACTCACCTTACTGGCACCAG GTGCGGCTGACCCTCCTGCAGCTGAAAGGCCTGGAGGACAGCTACGAAGGCCGTGTGAGCTTCCCAGCTGGGAAGTTCACCATCAAACCCTTGGGGTTCCT CCTGCTGCAGCTCTCTGGGGACCTGGAAGACCTGGAGCTGGCCCTGAACAAGACCAAGATCAAACCTTCTCTGGGCTCTGGCTCCTGTTCTGCCCTCATCAAGCTGCTCCCTGGCCAGAGTGACCTCCTGGTTGCCCACAACACCTGGAACAACTACCAGCACATGCTGCGTGTCATCAAGAAGTACTGGCTCCAGTTCCGGGAAGGCCCCTGGG GGGACTACCCGCTGGTTCCCGGCAACAAGCTGGTCTTCTCCTCCTACCCCGGCACCATCTTCTCCTGCGACGACTTCTACATCCTGGGCAGTGGGCTG GTGACACTGGAGACCACCATTGGCAACAAGAACCCAGCCCTGTGGAAGTATGTGCGGCCCAGGGGCTGTGTGCTGGAGTGGGTACGCAACATCGTGGCCAACCGCCTGGCCTCGGATGGGGCCACCTGGGCAGACATCTTCAAGAGGTTCAACAGCGGCAC GTATAACAACCAGTGGATGATCGTGGACTACAAGGCGTTCATCCCGGGTGGGCCCAGCCCCGGGAGCCGGGTGCTTACCATCCTGGAGCAGATCCC CggcatggtggtggtggctgACAAGACCTCGGAGCTCTACCAGAAGACCTACTGGGCCAGCTACAACATACC GTCCTTCGAGACTGTGTTCAATGCCAGTGGGCTGCAGGCCCTAGTGGCCCAGTATGGGGACTGGTTTTCTTATGACGGGAGCCCCCGGGCCCAGATCTTCCGGCGGAACCAGTCACTGGTACAAGACATGGACTCCATGGTCAGGCTGATGAG GTACAATGACTTCCTCCATGACCCTCTGTCACTGTGCAAAGCCTGCAACCCCCAGCCCAATGGGGAGAATGCTATCTCCGCCCGCTCCGACCTCAACCCGGCCAATGGCTCCTACCCCTTCCAGGCCCTGCGTCAGCGCTCCCATGGGGGTATCGATGTGAAG GTGACCAGCATGTCACTGGCCAGGATCCTGAGCCTGCTGGCGGCCAGCGGTCCCACGTGGGACCAGGTGCCCCCGTTCCAGTGGAGCACCTCGCCCTTCAGCGGCCTGCTGCACATGGGCCAGCCAGACCTCTGGAAGTTCGCGCCTGTCAAGGTTTCATGGGACTGA